A part of Anabas testudineus chromosome 9, fAnaTes1.2, whole genome shotgun sequence genomic DNA contains:
- the LOC113150676 gene encoding nuclear factor 7, brain-like, producing MAERNVLVERFLSCHVCSETFRDPVSLSCNHSFCSSCLQQFWEQAKNKNCPICKRKTSKDATVNFALKELADSFAGRQETGSSETEKEKKLQVVCSKHQEEPKLFCNDEDRALCHICDFPHHTGHKVVPVEQAVSDLKEQLKSDLKSLQDKRNKCKQVEKTYNEMIEHSKKQLLSTEQQIRAEFNKLQQFLKEEEESRLAALREEEEQKGKTISIEMKWIEKQISSLSDSICAVEEELHKHNVPFLSSYKATQTRARAQSSLSDPQLLSGALIDVAKHLGNLSFRVWENMKDKVHFSPVILDPNTANGWLHLSDDLTSVRRGDTKQQLPDNPERNTEYTTVLGSEGFSSGKHSWEVEVGDHPVWNVGIAKESVNRKGECPASPKHGIWCLSHYSGEYSDVVGKTVTVKKSLQRIRVQLDYYWGQVSFYDPEDMTHIYTRKETFTEKLFPYFNIGKHGDAKTTDVKICPTEISL from the coding sequence ATGGCGGAAAGAAATGTTCTTGTTGAACGTTTCCTGAGCTGCCATGTGTGTTCAGAGACTTTCAGAGatcctgtgtctctgagctgtaacCACAGCTTCTGTTCAAGCTGCCTGCAACAATTCTGGGaacaagctaaaaacaaaaactgtccgatttgtaaaaggaaaacatcaaaagaTGCGACGGTGAACTTTGCACTAAAGGAACTGGCTGATTCATTTGCTGGGAGACAGGAAACTGGATCAtctgagacagagaaagagaagaaactgcAGGTTGTGTGTAGTAAACATCAAGAAGAACCTAAATTGTTCTGTAATGATGAAGATAGAGCTCTTTGTCATATCTGTGATTTTCCTCATCACACTGGTCACAAAGTGGTTCCTGTAGAACAAGCAGTCAGTGACctgaaggagcagctgaaaTCAGACTTAAAGTCTCTACAGGACAAGAGGAACAAATGCAAACAAGTGGAGAAAACCTACAATGAGATGATTGAACACTCCAAGAAGCAGCTGttgtccacagagcagcagatcagagcAGAGTTCAACAAGCTCCAGCAGTtcctgaaagaggaagaggagtccaGACTGGCagctctgagggaggaagaggagcagaaggggAAGACTATCAGCATAGAGATGAAGTGGATTGAGAAGCAGATCTCGTCTCTGTCAGACAGTATCTGTGCTGTTGAAgaagagctgcacaaacacaacgtGCCATTCCTCAGCAGTTATAAAGCCACTCAGACCAGAGCCAGAGCCCAGAGCTCACTGTCAgatccacagctgctctcaggAGCACTGATAGATGTGGCCAAACACCTGGGGAACCTGTCCTTCAGAGTCTGGGAGAACATGAAGGACAAGGTCCACTTCAGTCCTGTCATTCTGGACCCAAACACTGCAAATGGATGGCTCCATCTGTCTGATgatctgaccagtgtgagaCGTGGagacacaaagcagcagcttcctgataatccagagagaaacactgaataTACCACTGTTCTGGGCTCTGAGGGCTTCAGCTCAGGAAAACACAgctgggaggtggaggtgggagatCATCCTGTCTGGAATGTGGGTATAGCTAAAGAGTCAGTTAACCGAAAGGGAGAGTGTCCTGCTTCACCAAAACATGGAATCTGGTGTTTGTCACATTACAGTGGAGAATACAGTGATGTTGTTGgtaaaactgtgacagtgaagaagagtCTCCAGAGGATCAGAGTCCAGCTGGACTACTATTGGGGGCAAGTGTCCTTCTATGACCCTGAAGACATGACTCACATCTACACTCGCAAAGAAACTTTCACTGAGAAACTCTTCCCATATTTCAATATTGGAAAACATGGTGATGCTAAAACCACTGATGTCAAAATCTGTCCAACT